AAAGCAGATAATATCCAGAGCTGCGAACGATATACAATTCCAAATATTAAAACTGGTTGGTGCTGATAGGATTGTCTCACCTGAAGATGACATGGGGAAAAAAATTGCACAAAATCTGCTTATGTCAAGTATCCTGGATTACATTCCTCTCACAAACGGTCACAGCCTGGTTCAAATCAAAACCCCACCAAGTTTTCTACATAAAAAATTGCGCGATCTACATCTAAGAGACCAATACAAAGTAAATGTTGTAGCAATCAAAGAGCAGGGTGTAGACCAAGATGGAAAAACTATAGAAAAAATTCACAGCGTGCCAGACCCAAATCATATTTTTGTAGAAAATGATGTGCTTGTTGTAGTAGGAAGTAACAGTGACATTGAAAAAATAGCGAAATGAGGAGCCTTTAATTGTGAGAGTAAATCATAAAAAAATTATTGAAGCAGTAAAAGCGATCCTTGAGGCTGTTGGAGAAAATCCAAAAAGAAAAGGACTCATTAGAACACCACAACGTATTGCAGAAATGTATGAAGAAATATTTGCAGGACTGCGTAAAGACCCCAAAAAAGAATTAAAAGTCTCTATTCAAGAAGACCATGATGAGATTGTTCTT
This genomic stretch from bacterium harbors:
- a CDS encoding TrkA family potassium uptake protein yields the protein MKKFAVIGLGMFGYRVAVTLAEGNAEVIAVDKDPRKIEAIKDKVTLAVRMDSSIEENLVSQGINRVDSVLVCIGEIFEANLLTTVLLKKLGVKQIISRAANDIQFQILKLVGADRIVSPEDDMGKKIAQNLLMSSILDYIPLTNGHSLVQIKTPPSFLHKKLRDLHLRDQYKVNVVAIKEQGVDQDGKTIEKIHSVPDPNHIFVENDVLVVVGSNSDIEKIAK